The genomic segment ttcttacaaaagtacgtttatgcacctttgtttgtttgctcttaACCATTTGATGGAAATATCGCTAATTTGCAGCGTTTCAAAATTTAATTTCAGAATTTGattcgactttaatggaaacagctAGTGTTACATTCATATTTCGACACAGAAGAACAtgcagaaagacacaaacacatgcatggtTGACTATGGACATCAGGATCAGTATGACAAAACAATCTCAACTCAAGGTcgacttattttctttttctgtagCTTTCAGTCACATCTGATCACATCTTCATCAACGCCCCGATTCAAATGTTATCACACGCCATTAAAAGGCCGTCACTAGTTGTCATTGGGAGCATAGATATGAGGTGGAATGTTCTTACTCTACCTCCTAGTTTGCTCAGTAGGCTGTAACTGCATCACCTCAGGGAGGTTAAATATTGTGAGGCTGACAAGGAGGCAGTGAGGTGAtgtaaagagtgacaaagtccacaaACGAGAGGAGAAATGTTTCCAACACACACAAGACTTGAATCCACTGTGAATCCAGTAGTCTATGCTTAGTTATGACATGCGACGTAAATTAAGTTATGCCCTCTTCAATGATGTTTAGCGTACATACAAAAGAATGAATACTTGTTTTcttgttagttttttgtgtgtagtTTGTCATGATGCTTTTTTaggttttaatgtttgttgtaaTATGTGTAAATTTACTTCACTTAGCTGATAATCCTCGTGTactttttgtctgtctgtttgacCTTAAGGGTGTAATTGTGTGACTTGGTGATTAACACTGACTGTAAACATTACTGTTGATTGTTGTCAAGAAAAGGCCACAGCACACCTTTAAATGAACATTACTTTCTGTTTTGTGACCACTTGGGGGCATCACAATAAGCACTAAACACACCACAGACACCATCACTTTTTAGACAGGCCTACTCCCTTTAATTTCACCTGCTTTCACTTAAATGACCCCACCTTTCTCTTTGTTATTATCAGTagtatatttatatagttttattagtATTTGTATGTAGTTTTATTGCCTGCTAATATGACTGCTTGTTTGATGGactgagtattttattttttattttgtaaggtgaccttgagtcTTCAGAAAGGTGCccataattaaaatgaattattattattattattattattattattgttatcacacagagacacattgaTCTGAAGGACTGTTTCTGTTCACCTGCTGAAtctaagtccaatattcactcacCCTTTAGCAGCTTTAAGTTATTATTGTGGTTCCGTTACTTCTTTTACTAATGCCTGTGGCTAGTTCACTTAAGCTTTTTCATTTAGCCTGTAACTCACAGTCCATAATGTAATACATATGGCTTTATTATCTAGTTTATTGATAAAGATTGCAGTGAatagttaaaaataatttgactCTACACACAGAAAGTAAGTGAAGTGTTTGTCCAGTCAGATGAATGTCAGAGTGATGGAGAGAGCTGCCATCCATCTGCTGTCAGCCTTCTTGAAATGACATCTGTCTCATGCAAATTCATCCATGGCCGCACCAGACCACAGCCAGAAAAGTGGCCTACTGTACTGCAGGCACATTCACTGCATGCAAATGAGGCAGAAATAAGTATTATGcctaacaaataaaaacaaaaaaaatgatttgaatgTTGCACAGACAAACACCTGCAGaagaataattattttaaactgGCTCAAGGTGTGTCTGACACACTATTTTCTGTGTTCTTCTCTCTGCCATGCAGGTTAGCTGTGACATCCCAGGACTCTGTCCGCAAGAGTACTTCTCCTATATCTGCTTCCATGTCAATACCAACCTGCTGGAGCTCAGCTAGCAGTCAGCAAAGAGAGGACCCACACAAGGACCCGGTCAGAAATATAAAGACCCTCAAATAAACACATCTATATTGACGAACACATCCTTGAATATCTTCTtgtgagacagaaagaaagccAGAAAAACCTGTCAAGTTTCCCTTGGACAGCAGTGTAAATAATCTTGTGACATCAGCTGCACACGGACTACACTTTATAATGTGCTGCACATAGAAAAGTGGAACCATTTCAATTTGTTTATTCagtctctaaaaatgtttttttgtcatttccgTGTACTGTAAATGTTAATGTCAGTGTACAGCTTCAAGCATTATAAATGAGAGCATTTTACTAGAAAGCTAAAAGCCCTTGCAGTGTGAGAAAGTGTCTTTCTTCATGCACGGCTGCGCATTATTCAATACAACAGGAATTTCTCGGTGCATTACACGGGAAAGGGAAGGGAAAGCATATTATGACTCtgtcagaggtggaaaaagtattcacatCTTTACTTATAAAATGTAGAATATTCTGTTAGAAAGTAAACGCcctgcattaaaatgttaactatacaaaagtatatatttagaattttaaaaaaattaatgtactcattatgcagaatagacCATTGCAGaataatatgtattatatttttggtTTATAATTATTGGTGCATTATTGTGtccatcactttaatgttgcagttgGTGAAGGTGGAGCTCATTGtaattactttatatactgcagGGCAGTTTGTTAATTTCCTctcggggatcaataaagtcttattcatataataatataataattttttgttggtcatattttgtgttgttAATCTGGATCTGGAAAGTTTTAGGATAAATGTAGTgaggtaaaagtacaatatttgcctctgagaTGTAGAGGATTAgacgtataaagttacataaaatggaaatatttaacTGAAAGTAACATACAATTCAGTTGCACCCCTGGAGTCTGTAAGtatcacttttattttaaatgtatgttatgTCGTCAATGGTGGAAGGAGaactcagatcctttacttaagtaaaaggaTCAATACCATAATGTAAACTACCCCGTTACAAGTAACAGTACTGGAATCAAAGTTGTATTTAAAGTTATAACCCTTAAGTTTATCCAAAGTCTGTTTACATTCTTGGAAAGTACAATTGcctatatgaaaaaatattgtataAAGCCTGTTAAATGAGCTGTATGAAGTCtgataaatagtttaaatttgATTTACAAATTTgatattgtatttttcatttgtaaAGATTTTCAGTGCTGTTTTCCTTAACATACATAACCTTCCTTTCTTTATGCAGCTGAAATTAACAAATTTGatactgtttttttcatttgtaaagATTTTCAGTGCTGTTTTCCTTAACATACATAACCTTCCTTTCTTTATGCGGCTggaattattgttattattgtgcttttatttgctgtaGCTTCACAGTCCGAAGGAAAAGACAAATGGagcaaaaaaaaggtacatttgagccaaaaaatatatatcagacAACCAAAAATCTTAATGCATTTGTTATGCTTTCACAAGTCAGGGATAAGACACCAGCATGCTCAAGttaaatttgtacttaagtgcagtaagtaaatatACATGGTAACATTCCATCCTTTTTACTTTCCACTGACTGTTATACAGAACATGATCACTAGAGTGCGCTATCTCTGTTCTGTGCAGAATCATTTTAAACAGCAATTACCTCTGCAgtcataaattatatttgttcaaacaatatgtTTGATAATGGAATATTTTATTTGGGTATttctaaaactgaaaattcCAATCTTCTTTACAACAGGAcaagatgaatgtgtgtgtgtgtgtgtgtgtgtgtgtgtgtgtgtgtgtgtgtgtgtgagagagagagagagagagagagagagagagagagagagagaggtgggaaGTGTGAAAGCTGGCCGCTCAATCTGTGCCATTCAGTGCATCCAACAGTctgaaaaggaaacatttacgcGCCGAAATAATGGACATCAACTGTGGTTAGTACGCTCTACTCTAACATTATAGGACACATATTTATTCAGTCAGATATTTAGTAAAATGTGGACAGTTCCGAAGCCAAAATATAGACGTGGTTCGTGTGACGAAGGGGAGATCGCTGTGAACATTGGCGGAGTCCGGGTGGTGCTCTTCGGGGATGCTTTGAACCGGTACCCCGAGAGCAGACTGGCGGAGTTGTTGAACTGTTCAACTGAGAATTCTGAAGTTATCTCATCGCTTTGTGATGACTTCGATCCGGGCAGAAAAGAGTTTTACTTTGACCGAGATCCCGACGCCTTCAAGTGCATCATCGATGTTTACTACTTTGATGAAATCCACATAAAACCCGGAATATGCCCCATCTGTTTCATCAAGGAGATGGAGTTCTGGAAAATAGACCAAAGTGTTTTGGATGAATGTTGCAAAAGTTACTTGaatgagaaagaggaggagctgaCAGAGATTGCAAGTAAAGTGAAAGTGATCCTGGAGGATCTGGAGGTGGATCAGTGCATTACGCGCAGCCAGCGATGCCAGAGGTTCCTGTGGAGACTGATGGAGAAGCCGGGTTCCTCGCTGCCGGCGCGCGTCATTGCCATCGCATCCTTCCTCTCGGTGCTGGTCTCGGCTGTGGTGATGTGCGTGGGGACCATCCCGGAGCTCCAGGTGACGGACGCTGAGGGAAAACTGGTAGAGCACCCGACCCTGGAGGCGATCGAGACTGCCTGCATGTTATGGTTCACCGCGGAGTACTTACTGCGCCTCGCCTCCTCTCCGAACAAGCTGCACTTTGCACTCTCCTTCATGAACGTCATAGACTTTATGGCCATCATGCCTTTCTACGTGGTCCTGTCCCTCACCTACCTCGGCACCTCATCCATGATGGAGCTGACTAACGTGCAACAGGCTGTGCAGGCGCTCCGCATCATGCGCATCGCGCGTATTTTCAAGCTGGCGCGCCACTCCTCCGGGCTGCAGACTCTGACCTACGCGCTCAAGAGGAGTCTCAAAGAGCTGGGGCTGCTCCTCATGTACATGGGTGTAGGGATCTTTGTGTTCTCGGCGCTGGCCTACACCATGGAGCAGAGCCACCCGGAGACCCTTTTCAGTAGCATCCCGCAGTCTTTCTGGTGGGCCATCATAACCATGACCACAGTGGGCTACGGAGACATCTACCCCAAAACCACGCTCGGCAAGTGCAACGCAGCCGTGAGCTTTCTGTGTGGGGTGATAGCCATCGCCCTACCCATCCACCCAATCATAAATAACTTTGTGGTCTTCTACAATAAGCAGAAAGTGTTGGAGACTGCGGCGAAGCATGAGGTGGAGCTGATGGAGCTGAAGTCTGGCAGGGAGGTGCGCAGGAAAAGCAGATATTAACTTGAGACTGGCGCACCAGCAGTGTGAACAATTCTACATATTACCCCAAGACCTTTTGGTAAATTCATTTCTGAAGTTAATGTGAAAATCACACGTCCAAATCTAATgcaccaaaaataaatttaaaataactacatttgcAATTGACATGAGGACTTTTATCTTTGTGTCTGCAGGACCAGAGAACGTCTCAAAGATTGCATTGTTTCTGTTGCTGCTTTGACTGTGTCACGTGCTGTTTATTCCATATAAATATTTCGCCCATAACTCTTGTTATTGTGAAgaatgttgttattattacattacaagTTGTGCATGAAAATAATCTGTACATACACTGTAcatagagaaaaaataaagcatCATCTGCAACCTGCAAATCCACAGAGAAGCTGGCACTTGAGTCCAGATTTTGACAATAATGATAAAGCAATACAGAATGTCTTTATTCAACCTTTATTTAATATCAAGAAATCGTTGAGGGCAAAGTCATTGTTTTCAATGatgttgaaaacaaacaaacaacgtTTAAATCAAGTTAGATATGTAATGTAATCAGATTTCATTGCTTTGATGACAAGTGTATCAGTGTGGGTGGATATATATGCTATCATTTTAAGAAATGCCCTAAATTAGAATATTAGTTACGCTTTAATAGACTAAAACTGGGTCATAAATTAAAGCCCCCAAATAACAAGTGTGTGACTAACCTCTTTAATCTGATCACTCTAAAGTTGAATGTAGAggaatattttgtgtttttatgttgtgttatATTGTGCCCTGTGTGGGTTGATGTGACTATTAATTCCCCTGGGACAGAAAGGAAAACTAAAAATCAACCTTTTAACCTACGAAAACACAAGGGCTTTTGTGATACTTtttcagaaacaagaagatctCAACAAATGTTCTCATGTATTAATCAGGAAACACAGGTGACTGCTGAACAGCTGCAGAAGATGCCATCCACTCAAACCCAACACACCTGACTCCTCTTTCACATTAGCTGGTTTGGttgtcaaatatgtaaatgcaTGCACATAGTGTTTTAGTCAACACAGGGCAATGTGCTCACTCCTGTCCGAGATCTGCACTCAATTGAGTGACCCATTTTTCTGTAGtttgtctgaaaagtgaagacaaTGCAGAAGCAActtaaacctgtattctttctaatgaccagtgGGGGACGATTTCActagttgcaaaaagaagtagAATACTGTATGAGAGCAATCAGAAGATGACCCTACTTCTaatcttatttaatttttttctttagtaaATATTTTCTAATCAGTTTAttgtctcaatcgctagttttgtgttcttttcaaagcagggtatgctttaggacATGTCTACTTTGTGATTTGTTGTGGGACTACAATGTGTGGCACTCTGCTCCGCCTTGGTTgcaaaatgtgaataaatatattcattcacTGCCTTTCTGTTGGGCATCAACCTTGCGTTTACATGTgtattgtctaaaaaaaacagatttaaagttTTGCCTTTATGCCCATGAGACACAGCCGAGACTGGAACACCAAGGCTgcatggaataaaatgaaagtGTGACTGCTATGTAAGAgtgaaaaaaattctaaaacACTTGTGTTTTAGACACCAgttaatctatctatctctctatctatctatctatctatctatctatctatctatctatctatctatctatctatccatctatctatctatctatctatctatctatccatctatccatctatccatctatctatctatctatctatctatctgaggAAAGGTTCATACTAACATACATTTGGAAGACAACACgtttttgtgaatttatttaAGTTGTGAGTCTGCCCATGTTTGCTCATGCACAGCTGCCACTCCACGGCACCACAGTCGGCGTTTTATGTTTGTTCCTGCAGCCATCTTGTATAGAAGATGTTGTTATTCCACTTAGACAGAGTTGTAATGTAAGCAAGGCATGGGTCACTTGGCTGTAAGGGTGAATGTCACTGTTGATGCTctgaggcgtgtgtgtgtgtgtgtgtgtgtgtgtgtgtgtgtgtgtgtgtgtgtgtgtgtgtgtgtgtatgtgtgtacacatttatcagtgtgtctgtgtctttatcTACATGTTGCCTTATAAGTTTCGGTGTTTATCTCTGCTTGTGCATCGCGTGTGACACGATCAGTGGTCTGTGAGAAACTAACGTCCCCAGCGGGAAAACACTTCAAAGTAAGgctacacacccacacactgaACAGTCAAAAACActcaaccaccaccaccaccaccaccccaccCGCTGTTTCTTTCTGCCTCCTTCTCAGTCCTTGGTCCTGCCTCCACCTCCTCATACTCTGTCTCAGATGATAAGCTGTCAGCCATCAGACGCAGCGATATGTCGAGCGTTAGTGCTGTCAGTTTTTGATGCTGTGAAGAGAATCAAAACTTTAAACTTGTAGCTTGTGTGTTACATTCTGGAAGTAAAAATAGTATGGAGAGTAAATGATTGTTGTGATGATGACATGAAAGATTTATGTGAGGTTGCAGGGAGATTGAGGGACATTAACTGACATTGACTTTAACCAAATATAGCACTTCATATGATATGCATCAGCAGCCATTACAGATGAGTCACTCTCACTCCTACTGTGTGGCATGGACGCACACAGGTTGAAATGATATGTTGCTGACCACAGTGTGAGGCTAACAAATCAAATGTGCAGCATGCATGTCACTAATGTGCAATTCATTTGTTTCTGTGGCTCTCCTACTGTGTGCTGACATGTAAACAAATGCATCAAAGACGTAACAACCTCCTTGTCAATACCTGACTTCCCCCTGTGTGCTTTGATGCTGCACAGGAGAGGTCTCCCACGATCTTAATAGTCCCTGAGTGCACGTGTGTGTGGAGCAGGATTTAATGGTAAATAGATTTTGATTGAAGAATGGTTTAACAGtgataattagttatttttaatgagtTCCCACTGGTCGTAGTAACATGATAGTGTAGGTGTGTGCATGCGTAGGTTAATGTTTAGGGAACTGAAGTTTCACACAGTCTGCATCTCTTCATTAGACATGAGCACTGATGCAGCAACACTACAGCAAACATAAGAAAGTGACACTTCTCAAGTGGCAGCAATAGATAATGATCACATGGAAATTCTCCAATTCCTTAGTAAGCTAAGATACAATATTGCATTCTATTAAACTGACTGATTATGAACTAGAAAAGTGCACTCAGTAGAGGGTGTTGAAAATCTCCTCTGGTTGCCTACTCTGATCGACTTAAACCCGACTCacaaatcacacattttaaaagttgtttgttgCCCTTCAGACAGACCTGAGAAAAGCATAAAATCAGGCTTTTTACACACcagcataattttttttattcagtacTAAATGTAAGATCTTATCTAAATGCAAGACAAAACTACCCATTAAACACTCCTTAAAGAAAtccatgaaatattaaaaaataaagattatcAAGGTTTTAAAACTGTCATCAGACATTTTTGTTGATTCATACATAACTGACATAACATTTCCATCCTAAAAAATATTAGTACACTCTCTGTGTGGCCAGCTGAGCCTGACACCTGAAAGCTGGTGgtggtggaatgtaaataagtacatttactcaagtacagtacaatCTTTACATccctgtactttacttgaatatttccacatatgtaactttatacttctacttcactacagtGGCTCTACCTTGTCAGTATAAtgatgcttacataaatgcaacaataataataataattcaataatatatttcgaatatataaaacaatctgattgggtttattctgcataaagagtactttaagtacattttgatgctgatacttttgtgcttttattgaagtacgttttgaatgcaggacttttacttgtagtggagtaattttacagtgtggtattagtacttttactgaagtaagggatgtgaatacttcttcccCTGCTGGAAATAAagtaacatattttaatgcacttCAGGTGCAGCTCATACTCTGGGCGGACTGACAGGAGGCACATTGCCTGAGGTCAGTTCTTCAgttcatcaacaacaacactgcTTTCTAagatgtttcctgtttttgatGGGTTCAGGGGAAGAGAAGCCAATCCTCCTTAAGACTGAGGACTCTGACTTTGATATtgcgtttgatgatgatgatcattaTCCTGTTAACAGAGTATgagagacaagagagaaaagacattatattcagtggcggactcagactgttagaagggcgggggcgaaaaaaataaaaagggcacattctgtacaacatggggccccaccagcatgcaaaaagctatgatgcatcatgtatgatgaaatattagcattaagttaaaaggagatccagatcaaagttgttaatgatatggtactgacaattaaaagtatcaaaccgaaccatctaggggggtccgggggtgcaagacacaaaatgactaaaaaagacccaaaatgaccaaagaaaagacccaaaatgactaaaaaaagacaaaatgaccaaaaagacacaaaatgactaaaaaagacaaaatgaccaaaaaaaagacacaaaatgaccaaaaattacacaaaatgacaaaaaaaaagacacaaaatgacaaaaaaaagacacaaaatgacccaaaatgactaaaaaaaagacccaaaatgactaaaaaaaggcacaaaattactaaaaaaagacacaaaatgaccaaaagaagacacaaaatgactaaaaaaagacacaaattgacaaaaaaaagacacaagaaatacatttttggacgtttttttcatgtgtaaagggcagccaataaggcactttctctcattttcaccactctagagggcactttagcgcgctttttcaaccatgaaGGCATGAGGGGGTGCGGTCGCCCCTCCTGCCCCCCCCCCGAGTCCGCTGCTGATTATATTGTTAGTAATCATTTATAAGTAGTACTTCCATTTTACTTGTGAACCAATGATTTGTTTGCACTAACTCGAATCACCGTAAATAGTTAACCAtgtgaaaaaatgaattatgttACTCAGATTGCTACAAGAAGACAGCTGAAATGCAAAACTTTTTAGCCATGTTATTACCCCCAATGACCCCCTTTGTCCTCTTCAGTAggtatttacttacttattctCTTGTAATTTTTTCCTACCATTTGTGAATTAAAATGGCTGTAAACAGAATTTAGGGCATATTGATTGCCCTCACCTGGCTTTCAACATGGCGGCATCTGAGCTGGCGGCTTTGCTAACTTTGCTAATGCCACCACCAACAGTCCCAAAAATGAGTAAAGCAAGAGAACACTAGTGCTGATGATAACCTATCACGGCTAATGAACATTATCTCCCATCTTATGGTGAATAAAACCAAGCCTTTTTATGTGATTGGAACAGTTTGTCGACTGCATATTGAAACAAATGTGCAGGCAGCATATCCCTCTGATTAACATCTGAGTTAAACCCATTGCACCCAACACTaaaccaaacattttttatttgatgtcGCTCATAACATCCTAGCAACATTTCCCCCTCCG from the Centropristis striata isolate RG_2023a ecotype Rhode Island chromosome 16, C.striata_1.0, whole genome shotgun sequence genome contains:
- the kcnf1b gene encoding potassium voltage-gated channel subfamily F member 1: MWTVPKPKYRRGSCDEGEIAVNIGGVRVVLFGDALNRYPESRLAELLNCSTENSEVISSLCDDFDPGRKEFYFDRDPDAFKCIIDVYYFDEIHIKPGICPICFIKEMEFWKIDQSVLDECCKSYLNEKEEELTEIASKVKVILEDLEVDQCITRSQRCQRFLWRLMEKPGSSLPARVIAIASFLSVLVSAVVMCVGTIPELQVTDAEGKLVEHPTLEAIETACMLWFTAEYLLRLASSPNKLHFALSFMNVIDFMAIMPFYVVLSLTYLGTSSMMELTNVQQAVQALRIMRIARIFKLARHSSGLQTLTYALKRSLKELGLLLMYMGVGIFVFSALAYTMEQSHPETLFSSIPQSFWWAIITMTTVGYGDIYPKTTLGKCNAAVSFLCGVIAIALPIHPIINNFVVFYNKQKVLETAAKHEVELMELKSGREVRRKSRY